Proteins encoded together in one Astyanax mexicanus isolate ESR-SI-001 chromosome 10, AstMex3_surface, whole genome shotgun sequence window:
- the septin6 gene encoding septin-6 isoform X2 — MAATEIARQAGEGARAVPLSGHVGFDSMPDQLVNKSVNHGFCFNILCVGETGLGKSTLMDTLFNTKFEGDPTQHNQPGVQLKSNTYELQESNVRLKLTIVNSVGFGDQINKEDSYKPIVEFIDTQFEAYLQEELKIKRTLHSYHDTRVHACLYFISPTGHSLKSLDLVTMKKLDSKVNIIPIIAKSDAISKSELAKFKIKITSELVSNGVQIYQFPTDDETVAEINSTMNGHLPFAVVGSTEEVKIGNKMVKARQYPWGTVQVENENHCDFVKLREMLIRVNMEDLREQTHTRHYELYRRCKLEEMGFKDTDPDSKPFSLQETYEAKRNEFMGELQKKEEEMRQMFVQRVKEKEAELKEAEKELHEKFDRLKKLHQDEKKKLEDKKKSLDDELNIFKQKKTAAELLQSQAQQAGGSTTLKRDKERKKNDGCEQC, encoded by the exons GGTGAGGGTGCACGTGCCGTCCCACTCTCTGGCCATGTCGGCTTCGACAGCATGCCGGACCAGCTGGTCAACAAGTCTGTTAACCATGGCTTCTGCTTCAACATCCTCTGCGTTG GAGAGACGGGGTTGGGGAAGTCCACTCTTATGGACACTCTGTTCAACACCAAGTTCGAGGGAGATCCGACGCAGCACAACCAGCCAGGAGTGCAGCTGAAGTCCAACACGTACGAGCTGCAGGAGAGCAACGTCCGCCTCAAGCTCACCATCGTTAACAGCGTCGGCTTCGGAGATCAGATCAACAAAGAGGACAG ttACAAACCTATTGTGGAGTTCATCGACACTCAGTTTGAGGCCTACCTTCAGGAGGAGCTCAAAATCAAACGCACCCTCCACAGCTATCACGACACCCGCGTCCATGCCTGCCTGTACTTCATCTCCCCCACTGGACACTCCCTAAAGTCTCTGGACCTGGTAACCATGAAGAAACTGGACAGCAAG GTAAACATCATCCCAATCATAGCAAAGTCTGATGCCATCTCAAAGAGTGAACTGGCCAAGTTCAAGATCAAGATCACCAGTGAGCTGGTCAGCAATGGAGTCCAGATCTACCAGTTCCCCACTGATGATGAGACCGTGGCTGAGATTAACTCCACCATGAAC GGCCATTTGCCGTTCGCAGTGGTGGGAAGCACTGAGGAAGTGAAGATCGGGAACAAGATGGTGAAAGCGCGGCAGTACCCGTGGGGAACTGTTCAGG ttGAGAATGAGAACCACTGTGATTTTGTGAAGCTGAGAGAGATGCTGATCCGGGTGAACATGGAGGATCTTAGGGAGCAAACCCACACGCGCCACTATGAGCTCTACCGCCGCTGCAAACTGGAGGAGATGGGCTTTAAAGACACGGACCCCGACAGCAAGCCTTTCAG TCTGCAGGAGACGTATGAGGCCAAGAGGAACGAGTTCATGGGAGAACtgcagaagaaggaggaggagatgaGGCAGATGTTCGTCCAAAGAGTGAAGGAGAAGGAGGCCGAGCTTAAGGAGGCGGAAAAGGAG CTGCATGAAAAGTTCGACCGCCTGAAGAAGCTCCACCAGGACGAGAAGAAAAAGCTGGAGGACAAGAAGAAGTCTCTGGATGATGAACTGAACATCTTCAAGCAGAAGAAGACCGCGGCTGAGCTCCTGCAGTCCCAGGCCCAGCAGGCAGGGGGTTCCACCACACTCAAGAGGgacaaagaaaggaaaaa
- the septin6 gene encoding septin-6 isoform X5, with protein MAATEIARQAGEGARAVPLSGHVGFDSMPDQLVNKSVNHGFCFNILCVGETGLGKSTLMDTLFNTKFEGDPTQHNQPGVQLKSNTYELQESNVRLKLTIVNSVGFGDQINKEDSYKPIVEFIDTQFEAYLQEELKIKRTLHSYHDTRVHACLYFISPTGHSLKSLDLVTMKKLDSKVNIIPIIAKSDAISKSELAKFKIKITSELVSNGVQIYQFPTDDETVAEINSTMNGHLPFAVVGSTEEVKIGNKMVKARQYPWGTVQVENENHCDFVKLREMLIRVNMEDLREQTHTRHYELYRRCKLEEMGFKDTDPDSKPFSLQETYEAKRNEFMGELQKKEEEMRQMFVQRVKEKEAELKEAEKELHEKFDRLKKLHQDEKKKLEDKKKSLDDELNIFKQKKTAAELLQSQAQQAGGSTTLKRDKERKN; from the exons GGTGAGGGTGCACGTGCCGTCCCACTCTCTGGCCATGTCGGCTTCGACAGCATGCCGGACCAGCTGGTCAACAAGTCTGTTAACCATGGCTTCTGCTTCAACATCCTCTGCGTTG GAGAGACGGGGTTGGGGAAGTCCACTCTTATGGACACTCTGTTCAACACCAAGTTCGAGGGAGATCCGACGCAGCACAACCAGCCAGGAGTGCAGCTGAAGTCCAACACGTACGAGCTGCAGGAGAGCAACGTCCGCCTCAAGCTCACCATCGTTAACAGCGTCGGCTTCGGAGATCAGATCAACAAAGAGGACAG ttACAAACCTATTGTGGAGTTCATCGACACTCAGTTTGAGGCCTACCTTCAGGAGGAGCTCAAAATCAAACGCACCCTCCACAGCTATCACGACACCCGCGTCCATGCCTGCCTGTACTTCATCTCCCCCACTGGACACTCCCTAAAGTCTCTGGACCTGGTAACCATGAAGAAACTGGACAGCAAG GTAAACATCATCCCAATCATAGCAAAGTCTGATGCCATCTCAAAGAGTGAACTGGCCAAGTTCAAGATCAAGATCACCAGTGAGCTGGTCAGCAATGGAGTCCAGATCTACCAGTTCCCCACTGATGATGAGACCGTGGCTGAGATTAACTCCACCATGAAC GGCCATTTGCCGTTCGCAGTGGTGGGAAGCACTGAGGAAGTGAAGATCGGGAACAAGATGGTGAAAGCGCGGCAGTACCCGTGGGGAACTGTTCAGG ttGAGAATGAGAACCACTGTGATTTTGTGAAGCTGAGAGAGATGCTGATCCGGGTGAACATGGAGGATCTTAGGGAGCAAACCCACACGCGCCACTATGAGCTCTACCGCCGCTGCAAACTGGAGGAGATGGGCTTTAAAGACACGGACCCCGACAGCAAGCCTTTCAG TCTGCAGGAGACGTATGAGGCCAAGAGGAACGAGTTCATGGGAGAACtgcagaagaaggaggaggagatgaGGCAGATGTTCGTCCAAAGAGTGAAGGAGAAGGAGGCCGAGCTTAAGGAGGCGGAAAAGGAG CTGCATGAAAAGTTCGACCGCCTGAAGAAGCTCCACCAGGACGAGAAGAAAAAGCTGGAGGACAAGAAGAAGTCTCTGGATGATGAACTGAACATCTTCAAGCAGAAGAAGACCGCGGCTGAGCTCCTGCAGTCCCAGGCCCAGCAGGCAGGGGGTTCCACCACACTCAAGAGGgacaaagaaaggaaaaa
- the septin6 gene encoding septin-6 isoform X1, producing MAATEIARQAGEGARAVPLSGHVGFDSMPDQLVNKSVNHGFCFNILCVGETGLGKSTLMDTLFNTKFEGDPTQHNQPGVQLKSNTYELQESNVRLKLTIVNSVGFGDQINKEDSYKPIVEFIDTQFEAYLQEELKIKRTLHSYHDTRVHACLYFISPTGHSLKSLDLVTMKKLDSKVNIIPIIAKSDAISKSELAKFKIKITSELVSNGVQIYQFPTDDETVAEINSTMNGHLPFAVVGSTEEVKIGNKMVKARQYPWGTVQVENENHCDFVKLREMLIRVNMEDLREQTHTRHYELYRRCKLEEMGFKDTDPDSKPFSLQETYEAKRNEFMGELQKKEEEMRQMFVQRVKEKEAELKEAEKELHEKFDRLKKLHQDEKKKLEDKKKSLDDELNIFKQKKTAAELLQSQAQQAGGSTTLKRDKERKNNPWLCTE from the exons GGTGAGGGTGCACGTGCCGTCCCACTCTCTGGCCATGTCGGCTTCGACAGCATGCCGGACCAGCTGGTCAACAAGTCTGTTAACCATGGCTTCTGCTTCAACATCCTCTGCGTTG GAGAGACGGGGTTGGGGAAGTCCACTCTTATGGACACTCTGTTCAACACCAAGTTCGAGGGAGATCCGACGCAGCACAACCAGCCAGGAGTGCAGCTGAAGTCCAACACGTACGAGCTGCAGGAGAGCAACGTCCGCCTCAAGCTCACCATCGTTAACAGCGTCGGCTTCGGAGATCAGATCAACAAAGAGGACAG ttACAAACCTATTGTGGAGTTCATCGACACTCAGTTTGAGGCCTACCTTCAGGAGGAGCTCAAAATCAAACGCACCCTCCACAGCTATCACGACACCCGCGTCCATGCCTGCCTGTACTTCATCTCCCCCACTGGACACTCCCTAAAGTCTCTGGACCTGGTAACCATGAAGAAACTGGACAGCAAG GTAAACATCATCCCAATCATAGCAAAGTCTGATGCCATCTCAAAGAGTGAACTGGCCAAGTTCAAGATCAAGATCACCAGTGAGCTGGTCAGCAATGGAGTCCAGATCTACCAGTTCCCCACTGATGATGAGACCGTGGCTGAGATTAACTCCACCATGAAC GGCCATTTGCCGTTCGCAGTGGTGGGAAGCACTGAGGAAGTGAAGATCGGGAACAAGATGGTGAAAGCGCGGCAGTACCCGTGGGGAACTGTTCAGG ttGAGAATGAGAACCACTGTGATTTTGTGAAGCTGAGAGAGATGCTGATCCGGGTGAACATGGAGGATCTTAGGGAGCAAACCCACACGCGCCACTATGAGCTCTACCGCCGCTGCAAACTGGAGGAGATGGGCTTTAAAGACACGGACCCCGACAGCAAGCCTTTCAG TCTGCAGGAGACGTATGAGGCCAAGAGGAACGAGTTCATGGGAGAACtgcagaagaaggaggaggagatgaGGCAGATGTTCGTCCAAAGAGTGAAGGAGAAGGAGGCCGAGCTTAAGGAGGCGGAAAAGGAG CTGCATGAAAAGTTCGACCGCCTGAAGAAGCTCCACCAGGACGAGAAGAAAAAGCTGGAGGACAAGAAGAAGTCTCTGGATGATGAACTGAACATCTTCAAGCAGAAGAAGACCGCGGCTGAGCTCCTGCAGTCCCAGGCCCAGCAGGCAGGGGGTTCCACCACACTCAAGAGGgacaaagaaaggaaaaa
- the septin6 gene encoding septin-6 isoform X4, with amino-acid sequence MAATEIARQAGEGARAVPLSGHVGFDSMPDQLVNKSVNHGFCFNILCVGETGLGKSTLMDTLFNTKFEGDPTQHNQPGVQLKSNTYELQESNVRLKLTIVNSVGFGDQINKEDSYKPIVEFIDTQFEAYLQEELKIKRTLHSYHDTRVHACLYFISPTGHSLKSLDLVTMKKLDSKVNIIPIIAKSDAISKSELAKFKIKITSELVSNGVQIYQFPTDDETVAEINSTMNGHLPFAVVGSTEEVKIGNKMVKARQYPWGTVQVENENHCDFVKLREMLIRVNMEDLREQTHTRHYELYRRCKLEEMGFKDTDPDSKPFSLQETYEAKRNEFMGELQKKEEEMRQMFVQRVKEKEAELKEAEKELHEKFDRLKKLHQDEKKKLEDKKKSLDDELNIFKQKKTAAELLQSQAQQAGGSTTLKRDKERKNFF; translated from the exons GGTGAGGGTGCACGTGCCGTCCCACTCTCTGGCCATGTCGGCTTCGACAGCATGCCGGACCAGCTGGTCAACAAGTCTGTTAACCATGGCTTCTGCTTCAACATCCTCTGCGTTG GAGAGACGGGGTTGGGGAAGTCCACTCTTATGGACACTCTGTTCAACACCAAGTTCGAGGGAGATCCGACGCAGCACAACCAGCCAGGAGTGCAGCTGAAGTCCAACACGTACGAGCTGCAGGAGAGCAACGTCCGCCTCAAGCTCACCATCGTTAACAGCGTCGGCTTCGGAGATCAGATCAACAAAGAGGACAG ttACAAACCTATTGTGGAGTTCATCGACACTCAGTTTGAGGCCTACCTTCAGGAGGAGCTCAAAATCAAACGCACCCTCCACAGCTATCACGACACCCGCGTCCATGCCTGCCTGTACTTCATCTCCCCCACTGGACACTCCCTAAAGTCTCTGGACCTGGTAACCATGAAGAAACTGGACAGCAAG GTAAACATCATCCCAATCATAGCAAAGTCTGATGCCATCTCAAAGAGTGAACTGGCCAAGTTCAAGATCAAGATCACCAGTGAGCTGGTCAGCAATGGAGTCCAGATCTACCAGTTCCCCACTGATGATGAGACCGTGGCTGAGATTAACTCCACCATGAAC GGCCATTTGCCGTTCGCAGTGGTGGGAAGCACTGAGGAAGTGAAGATCGGGAACAAGATGGTGAAAGCGCGGCAGTACCCGTGGGGAACTGTTCAGG ttGAGAATGAGAACCACTGTGATTTTGTGAAGCTGAGAGAGATGCTGATCCGGGTGAACATGGAGGATCTTAGGGAGCAAACCCACACGCGCCACTATGAGCTCTACCGCCGCTGCAAACTGGAGGAGATGGGCTTTAAAGACACGGACCCCGACAGCAAGCCTTTCAG TCTGCAGGAGACGTATGAGGCCAAGAGGAACGAGTTCATGGGAGAACtgcagaagaaggaggaggagatgaGGCAGATGTTCGTCCAAAGAGTGAAGGAGAAGGAGGCCGAGCTTAAGGAGGCGGAAAAGGAG CTGCATGAAAAGTTCGACCGCCTGAAGAAGCTCCACCAGGACGAGAAGAAAAAGCTGGAGGACAAGAAGAAGTCTCTGGATGATGAACTGAACATCTTCAAGCAGAAGAAGACCGCGGCTGAGCTCCTGCAGTCCCAGGCCCAGCAGGCAGGGGGTTCCACCACACTCAAGAGGgacaaagaaaggaaaaa
- the septin6 gene encoding septin-6 isoform X3, which translates to MAATEIARQAGEGARAVPLSGHVGFDSMPDQLVNKSVNHGFCFNILCVGETGLGKSTLMDTLFNTKFEGDPTQHNQPGVQLKSNTYELQESNVRLKLTIVNSVGFGDQINKEDSYKPIVEFIDTQFEAYLQEELKIKRTLHSYHDTRVHACLYFISPTGHSLKSLDLVTMKKLDSKVNIIPIIAKSDAISKSELAKFKIKITSELVSNGVQIYQFPTDDETVAEINSTMNGHLPFAVVGSTEEVKIGNKMVKARQYPWGTVQVENENHCDFVKLREMLIRVNMEDLREQTHTRHYELYRRCKLEEMGFKDTDPDSKPFSLQETYEAKRNEFMGELQKKEEEMRQMFVQRVKEKEAELKEAEKELHEKFDRLKKLHQDEKKKLEDKKKSLDDELNIFKQKKTAAELLQSQAQQAGGSTTLKRDKERKNSGFL; encoded by the exons GGTGAGGGTGCACGTGCCGTCCCACTCTCTGGCCATGTCGGCTTCGACAGCATGCCGGACCAGCTGGTCAACAAGTCTGTTAACCATGGCTTCTGCTTCAACATCCTCTGCGTTG GAGAGACGGGGTTGGGGAAGTCCACTCTTATGGACACTCTGTTCAACACCAAGTTCGAGGGAGATCCGACGCAGCACAACCAGCCAGGAGTGCAGCTGAAGTCCAACACGTACGAGCTGCAGGAGAGCAACGTCCGCCTCAAGCTCACCATCGTTAACAGCGTCGGCTTCGGAGATCAGATCAACAAAGAGGACAG ttACAAACCTATTGTGGAGTTCATCGACACTCAGTTTGAGGCCTACCTTCAGGAGGAGCTCAAAATCAAACGCACCCTCCACAGCTATCACGACACCCGCGTCCATGCCTGCCTGTACTTCATCTCCCCCACTGGACACTCCCTAAAGTCTCTGGACCTGGTAACCATGAAGAAACTGGACAGCAAG GTAAACATCATCCCAATCATAGCAAAGTCTGATGCCATCTCAAAGAGTGAACTGGCCAAGTTCAAGATCAAGATCACCAGTGAGCTGGTCAGCAATGGAGTCCAGATCTACCAGTTCCCCACTGATGATGAGACCGTGGCTGAGATTAACTCCACCATGAAC GGCCATTTGCCGTTCGCAGTGGTGGGAAGCACTGAGGAAGTGAAGATCGGGAACAAGATGGTGAAAGCGCGGCAGTACCCGTGGGGAACTGTTCAGG ttGAGAATGAGAACCACTGTGATTTTGTGAAGCTGAGAGAGATGCTGATCCGGGTGAACATGGAGGATCTTAGGGAGCAAACCCACACGCGCCACTATGAGCTCTACCGCCGCTGCAAACTGGAGGAGATGGGCTTTAAAGACACGGACCCCGACAGCAAGCCTTTCAG TCTGCAGGAGACGTATGAGGCCAAGAGGAACGAGTTCATGGGAGAACtgcagaagaaggaggaggagatgaGGCAGATGTTCGTCCAAAGAGTGAAGGAGAAGGAGGCCGAGCTTAAGGAGGCGGAAAAGGAG CTGCATGAAAAGTTCGACCGCCTGAAGAAGCTCCACCAGGACGAGAAGAAAAAGCTGGAGGACAAGAAGAAGTCTCTGGATGATGAACTGAACATCTTCAAGCAGAAGAAGACCGCGGCTGAGCTCCTGCAGTCCCAGGCCCAGCAGGCAGGGGGTTCCACCACACTCAAGAGGgacaaagaaaggaaaaa